A genomic region of Phragmites australis chromosome 2, lpPhrAust1.1, whole genome shotgun sequence contains the following coding sequences:
- the LOC133895572 gene encoding eukaryotic translation initiation factor 3 subunit A-like has product MATFAKPENALKRAEELIHVGQKQAALQALHDLITSKRYRSWQKPLEKIMMKYVDLCVDLRKGRFAKDGLIQYRIVCQQVNVASLEDVIKHFMHLSNEKAEQARSQAQALEDALDVEDLEADKRPEDLMLSYVSGEKGKDRSDREVVTPWFKFLWETYRTVLEILRNNSKLEALYAMTAYKAFQFCKQYKRTTEFRRLCEIIRNHLANLNKYRDQRDRPDLTAPESLQLYLDTRVEQLKVATDLSLWQEAFRSVEDIHGLMSMVKKMPKPSVLVVYYAKLTEIFWISDSHLYHAYAWLKLFNLQKSYNKNLSQKDLQLIASSVLLAALSVPPYDQKYGASHLETENEKERNLRMANLVNFSLDSKRENRELPSRAALLSELASKGVISCASQEVKDLYNLLEHEFLPLDLASKVQPLLSKISKVGGKLSSASSVPEVKLLQYISALEKLTTLRVLQQASCIFQSMKIDMISRMIPFFDFAVVEKISVDAVKRNFVALKVNHLSGAVHFGTVDLESDGLSDHLSVLADSLNKVRNLIHPPVKKPSKLGENLISLAGVVENEHKRLLARKSIIEKRKEELERQILEKEKEEEMKRLSAQRKTADDERQRLINDQRQREKERIRKEVEEKEKLEAQKMLEDASKRTKGKKKPVIDGELTKQAIMELALSEQMKERQEMEKKLQKLAKTMDYLERAKRQEEAPLIEQAFQKRLEEENILHEQEQLREIELSKQHHAGDLQEKNRLSRMLEHKNAFQDRIVQRREAEFSRLKKERDERISQLISSRKRERETVRKLMYYLNLEEQRIERLREEEEARKREEEERRKREDAERKAKLDAIAAKQQQRERELEEKEKQRREALLRAEPTRAPDVAPVVQPVREPVAAPVPSAAAPTPGKYVPKFKRGGDSSSAGGSQRIAVPPEHDRWGAREDRPRPDVRPLRQDDPPARPDAPPARQDGPPAADRWRGSRLPSNSSSSLSTWGRSRN; this is encoded by the exons ATGGCGACCTTCGCGAAGCCTGAGAACGCGCTGAAGAGAGCTGAAG AATTGATTCATGTTGGGCAAAAGCAGGCGGCGCTGCAGGCTTTACATGATCTCATCACCTCTAAGAGATACAGGTCATGGCAAAAGCCTCTTGAAAAGATTATGATGAAGTATGTGGACCTTTGTGTTGACCTAAGGAAAGGCAGATTTGCAAAAGATGGCCTTATTCAGTATAGAATTGTCTGCCAGCAAGTTAACGTGGCATCCTTGGAGGATGTGATAAAACACTTCATGCATCTTTCCAATGAGAAAGCTGAACAAGCTCGGAGCCAAGCCCAGGCCTTGGAAGATGCTCTTGATGTTGAAGATCTGGAAGCGGATAAGCGACCGGAGGATTTGATGCTTAGTTATGTTAGTGGTGAGAAAGGAAAGGACCGATCAGACAGAGAGGTTGTGACTCCATGGTTCAAGTTCCTCTGGGAGACATACAGGACGGTGCTTGAGATACTAAGGAACAATTCAAAGCTTGAAGCTTTATATGCT ATGACTGCTTATAAGGCTTTTCAGTTTTGTAAGCAGTATAAGAGAACAACTGAATTCCGTAGGTTGTGTGAGATTATCAGAAACCATCTTGCTAATTTGAACAAATATCGTGATCAAAGAGATCGACCTGATCTGACTGCCCCTGAAAGCTTACAATTGTATCTTGATACTCGGGTTGAACAACTTAAAGTCGCTACTGACCTATCCCTATGGCAG GAGGCCTTCCGATCGGTGGAAGATATCCATGGTTTGATGAGCATGGTGAAGAAAATGCCAAAACCATCTGTTCTGGTTGTATATTATGCCAAGTTAACTGAAATTTTCTGGATATCTGATAGCCACCTTTATCATGCGTATGCGTGGCTCAAGCTTTTCAACTTGCAAAAGAGCTACAATAAGAACTTATCCCAGAAGGATCTACAATTAATAGCATCTTCTGTCTTGCTTGCTGCACTTTCTGTGCCACCGTATGACCAAAAATATGGTGCATCTCATCTTGAGacagaaaatgagaaagagcGTAACCTTCGAATGGCCAACCTTGTCAACTTTTCGCTCGACTCCAAGCGCGAAAATAGAGAACTG CCTTCAAGAGCAGCTCTCCTATCTGAGTTG GCATCCAAAGGGGTGATTTCGTGTGCTTCCCAAGAAGTGAAGGATTTGTACAACCTTTTGGAACATGAGTTCCTTCCTCTGGACCTTGCATCGAAAGTACAGCCACTTCTTTCGAAGATTTCAAAGGTTGGAGGGAAGCTTTCATCAGCTTCTTCTGTTCCAGAAGTGAAGTTATTGCAGTACATTTCTGCTTTGGAAAAGCTGACAACACTGAGGGTGCTGCAACAG GCCTCTTGTATTTTCCAGTCCATGAAAATCGATATGATCTCAAGAATGATCCCATTCTTTGACTTTGCTGTCGTGGAGAAGATTTCTGTTGATGCTGTGAAACGCAATTTTGTTGCTTTGAAAGTTAACCATTTATCAGGAGCTGTTCATTTTGGCACTGTG GACCTAGAATCTGATGGGTTAAGTGATCATCTTAGCGTTCTGGCTGATTCTTTAAATAAAGTGAGGAATCTTATTCATCCACCTGTGAAAAAGCCGTCCAAACTTGGTGAAAATTTGATTAGTTTAGCTGGAGTTGTGGAGAATGAACATAAGAGGCTTCTTGCGAGAAAATCCATCATTGAAAAGCGCAAAGAAGAGCTTGAGCGCCAAATATTGGAAAAG gaaaaagaagaggaaatgAAGAGATTGAGTGCTCAGAGGAAAACTGCAGATGATGAAAGGCAAAGGTTAATCAATGACCAAAGGCAGAGGGAGAAGGAAAGGATCCGCAAAGAAgtagaggaaaaagaaaaactagaagcACAAAAGATGCTAGAAGATGCTTCGAAGCgcacaaaaggaaagaaaaaacctGTCATTGATGGG GAGCTTACTAAACAAGCCATCATGGAATTGGCATTGAGTGAGCAGATGAAGGAGCGCCAGGAGATGGAGAAAAAGCTGCAGAAGCTTGCAAAAACAATGGATTACTTGGAAAGGGCAAAAAGACAGGAAGAGGCACCACTGATTGAGCAAGCTTTCCAAAAACGTCTTGAGGAAGAGAATATCCTTCATGAGCAAGAGCAGCTG CGAGAGATTGAGCTCAGCAAGCAACACCATGCGGGTGACTTGCAAGAGAAAAACAGACTTTCTCGAATGTTGGAACACAAG AATGCTTTCCAGGATAGAATTGTCCAACGTCGTGAAGCTGAGTTTAGTCGTCTGAAGAAAGAGAGGGACGAACGGATCAGTCAATTGATATCATCAAGAAAGCGTGAAAGGGAGACAGTAAGGAAATTGATGTATTATCTGAACTTGGAGGAACAGCGGATCGAAAGGCTTCGTGAGGAAGAGGAAGCTAGAAAACGTGAAG aggaagagaggaggaaaAGAGAAGATGCTGAGAGGAAAGCTAAGCTTGACGCTATTGCCGCCAAGCAGCAACAGAGAGAAAGGGAGttagaggaaaaggaaaagcaGAGGAGGGAGGCTCTCTTAAGAGCTGAGCCCACGCGTGCACCTGATGTTGCTCCTGTTGTTCAGCCAGTTCGTGAGCCAGTAGCAGCCCCTGTTCCTTCTGCGGCAGCACCGACTCCTGGTAAATATGTTCCCAAGTTTAAACGGGGTGGCGATAGCAGCAGCGCTGGTGGCAGCCAGAGGATAGCAGTGCCACCTGAACATGACAGGTGGGGTGCACGCGAAGATCGCCCTCGCCCTGATGTGCGTCCTCTCCGCCAAGATGACCCTCCTGCACGGCCAGATGCTCCCCCAGCCCGCCAGGATGGGCCTCCAGCTGCTGACCGCTGGCGCGGATCAAGACTTCCCTCGAATTCTTCATCCTCTTTGTCGACCTGGGGGAGGTCTCGGAACTGA
- the LOC133909775 gene encoding uncharacterized protein LOC133909775, which produces MGNTPSCIPLVPGGGCSPSLSTTTKVIHADGTVTRLARPVRASKLMLDHPGQFVCDSGRLAVGCRVPGVAADELLQPRRAYFLLPMDMLYSVLTDEEMAALSEFHAATAAASSWKRITTAHGRDHDRSASSSAKDSCNDGARVYPMLGLLEADLGAAQPKRAAAGVNKSSGAAVLRRHRSWQPALDTIEEVP; this is translated from the coding sequence ATGGGGAACACGCCGTCGTGCATACCGCTGGTGCCTGGCGGCGGCTGCTCGCCCTCGTTGTCGACGACGACCAAGGTCATCCACGCGGACGGCACGGTCACGCGGCTGGCGCGCCCGGTGCGCGCGTCCAAGCTCATGCTCGACCACCCGGGCCAGTTCGTCTGCGACTCCGGCCGCCTCGCCGTGGGATGCCGCGTGCCGGGCGTGGCCGCCGACGAGCTCCTCCAGCCGCGCCGCGCGTACTTCCTCCTGCCCATGGACATGCTCTACTCCGTGCTCACCGACGAGGAGATGGCCGCCCTGTCCGAATTCCacgccgccacggccgccgcgtCGTCGTGGAAGAGGATCACCACCGCTCATGGCCGCGACCATGACCGGAGCGCGAGCAGTTCAGCGAAGGACAGCTGCAACGATGGCGCCAGGGTCTATCCGATGCTCGGCCTGCTAGAGGCCGATCTCGGCGCCGCTCAACCCAAACGCGCCGCCGCTGGCGTCAACAAGTCGAGTGGCGCCGCCGTCCTGAGGCGGCACCGATCGTGGCAGCCGGCGCTGGACACCATCGAGGAGGTTCCATGA
- the LOC133895585 gene encoding uncharacterized protein LOC133895585 isoform X1 yields MAGIRWPPEDPEIFPTRMVGSGVWGGVGGGPPPGPPGEMASDDDRSVAADSWSIKSDYGSTLDDEQRYADTAEVLLASASASSAAAPSAPATANPSSDFSFDKDVPDSSDVEPQILGLQNFQDGAYAEDLANFHERSHADDWFGSEVMNVRVGWTKNLCSSKDLPGCSVLDIGTRSGRLLHQLAKQGFSDLTGIDYSEGAIELARNLAIRDGFEHINFLVDDVLESKLERRFELVMDEGTLDAIGLHPDGPVKRMMYWQSVASLVSPGGILVITSCSRTKDELVQEVENLNQRKLGAMDSEGLPASDAAVFSYLDHVQSYPSVDSSCITTVAFLHK; encoded by the exons ATGGCGGGGATACGGTGGCCGCCGGAGGACCCGGAGATCTTCCCGACGCGGATGGTCGGCAGCGGCGTCTggggaggcgtcggcggcgggcCCCCCCCTGGGCCCCCGGGCGAGATGGCGTCCGACGACGACCGGTCCGTGGCCGCGGACTCGTGGTCGATCAAGAGCGACTACGGAAGCACCCTCGACGACGAGCAGCGCTACGCCGACACCGCCGAGGTCCtcctcgcctccgcctccgcctcctctgcGGCCGCGCCCTCCGCTCCGGCCACCGCCAACCCCTCCTCCGACTTCAG CTTCGATAAGGATGTCCCTGACTCCAGCGATGTGGAGCCACAGATACTGGGCTTGCAGAATTTTCAGGATGGCGCTTATGCCGAGGACCTTGCTAATTTCCACGAACGCAGCCACGCTGATGACTG GTTTGGCTCTGAGGTCATGAATGTCCGTGTAGGCTGGACCAAAAATTTGTGTTCAAGCAAGGATTTGCCCGGCTGCAGCGTACTGGACATTGGGACCAGGAGTGGCAGACTGTTGCATCAGCTTGCGAAGCAAGG GTTTTCTGATCTGACTGGGATCGACTACAGTGAAGGCGCAATTGAGCTTGCTCGAAATCTTGCAATTCGTGACGGGTTTGAGCACATTAATTTCTTG GTTGATGATGTGTTAGAGTCGAAGTTGGAGAGAAGATTTGAACTTGTCATGGATGAAGGGACTCTTGATGCAATTGGGCTCCATCCTGATGGACCTGTGAAGAG AATGATGTATTGGCAGTCAGTTGCTAGCTTGGTTTCCCCAGGTGGCATATTG gtcATCACATCATGCAGCAGAACCAAGGATGAGTTGGTGCAGGAGGTAGAGAACTTGAACCAAAGAAAGCTTGGTGCCATGGACTCAGAAGGATTGCCAGCCAGTGATGCCGCGGTGTTTAGCTACCTCGACCATGTCCAAAGTTACCCTAGTGTGGATAGTTCTTGCATCACGACAGTTGCTTTCCTGCATAAGTGA
- the LOC133895585 gene encoding uncharacterized protein LOC133895585 isoform X2, with the protein MAGIRWPPEDPEIFPTRMVGSGVWGGVGGGPPPGPPGEMASDDDRSVAADSWSIKSDYGSTLDDEQRYADTAEVLLASASASSAAAPSAPATANPSSDFSFDKDVPDSSDVEPQILGLQNFQDGAYAEDLANFHERSHADDWFGSEVMNVRVGWTKNLCSSKDLPGCSVLDIGTRSGRLLHQLAKQGFSDLTGIDYSEGAIELARNLAIRDGFEHINFLVDDVLESKLERRFELVMDEGTLDAIGLHPDGPVKRSSHHAAEPRMSWCRR; encoded by the exons ATGGCGGGGATACGGTGGCCGCCGGAGGACCCGGAGATCTTCCCGACGCGGATGGTCGGCAGCGGCGTCTggggaggcgtcggcggcgggcCCCCCCCTGGGCCCCCGGGCGAGATGGCGTCCGACGACGACCGGTCCGTGGCCGCGGACTCGTGGTCGATCAAGAGCGACTACGGAAGCACCCTCGACGACGAGCAGCGCTACGCCGACACCGCCGAGGTCCtcctcgcctccgcctccgcctcctctgcGGCCGCGCCCTCCGCTCCGGCCACCGCCAACCCCTCCTCCGACTTCAG CTTCGATAAGGATGTCCCTGACTCCAGCGATGTGGAGCCACAGATACTGGGCTTGCAGAATTTTCAGGATGGCGCTTATGCCGAGGACCTTGCTAATTTCCACGAACGCAGCCACGCTGATGACTG GTTTGGCTCTGAGGTCATGAATGTCCGTGTAGGCTGGACCAAAAATTTGTGTTCAAGCAAGGATTTGCCCGGCTGCAGCGTACTGGACATTGGGACCAGGAGTGGCAGACTGTTGCATCAGCTTGCGAAGCAAGG GTTTTCTGATCTGACTGGGATCGACTACAGTGAAGGCGCAATTGAGCTTGCTCGAAATCTTGCAATTCGTGACGGGTTTGAGCACATTAATTTCTTG GTTGATGATGTGTTAGAGTCGAAGTTGGAGAGAAGATTTGAACTTGTCATGGATGAAGGGACTCTTGATGCAATTGGGCTCCATCCTGATGGACCTGTGAAGAG gtcATCACATCATGCAGCAGAACCAAGGATGAGTTGGTGCAGGAGGTAG